A DNA window from Candidatus Wallbacteria bacterium contains the following coding sequences:
- a CDS encoding prepilin peptidase produces the protein MSGTEIALNYFGMTIYICAILICIWSDLKYRRIYNWVTFPAMFCGMIWRLIAGGIPSLKDGMLGLGLGFCLLVLPFLLHGVGAGDLKLLMACGAFSGVQGVIFIFLVGSALGFFGSLYTIMRHGGFANLHQKLQSIANKEFLAKKAEKLEKSEGIPYGVFYGLAGIAQLFWGKL, from the coding sequence ATGTCAGGCACGGAGATTGCTCTAAATTATTTCGGTATGACGATTTACATCTGCGCAATCCTTATCTGCATCTGGTCAGACCTGAAATATCGGAGAATTTATAATTGGGTCACATTCCCGGCCATGTTCTGCGGAATGATCTGGCGGCTGATTGCTGGCGGCATCCCTTCTCTGAAAGACGGCATGCTGGGGCTCGGTCTGGGTTTCTGCCTGCTCGTTCTTCCCTTTCTGCTCCATGGAGTGGGAGCAGGGGATCTCAAACTCCTGATGGCCTGCGGAGCGTTCAGCGGAGTTCAGGGAGTGATTTTCATCTTCCTGGTTGGATCTGCTCTGGGATTCTTCGGTTCTCTGTATACAATCATGCGGCACGGCGGTTTCGCCAACCTGCATCAGAAGCTGCAATCGATCGCGAACAAGGAATTTCTGGCTAAAAAAGCTGAAAAGCTTGAAAAATCAGAGGGCATTCCCTATGGTGTCTTTTACGGACTGGCGGGAATCGCTCAACTATTCTGGGGGAAATTATGA